The following coding sequences lie in one Mycobacterium sp. Z3061 genomic window:
- a CDS encoding ATP-binding protein yields MTSPSNLPRTLGELRASGHRERGVKQEIRENLLTALADGDEVWPGILGFDDTVIPQLERALIAGHDFVLLGERGQGKTRLLRALTGLLDEWTPVIDGSELGEHPYTPITPEWIRRAAQLQDDLPVAWKHRSERYTEKLATPDTSVADLVGDIDPIKVAEGRSLGDPETIAYGLIPRAHRGIVAVNELPDLAERIQVSMLNVMEERDIQVRGYTLRLPLDVLVVASANPEDYTNRGRIITPLKDRFGAEIRTHYPLELAAEIGVIAQEAHLSAQVPDYLLQVIARFARYLRESSSVDQRSGVSARFAIAAAETVAAAARHRGAILGETDPVARVVDLGTIIDVLRGKLEFESGEEGREQAVLEHLLRRATADTASRVLGGIDVGTLVSAVEKGSAVTTGERVSAKDVLGAVPGLPVVDKIAAKLGAESEGERAAALELALEALYLAKRVDKVSGEGQTVYG; encoded by the coding sequence GTGACTTCACCGAGCAATCTGCCCCGAACCCTTGGCGAGCTGCGTGCCTCCGGTCACCGCGAGCGGGGCGTAAAGCAGGAGATCCGCGAGAATCTGCTGACCGCACTTGCGGACGGCGACGAAGTATGGCCCGGCATCCTCGGTTTCGACGACACCGTGATTCCGCAACTGGAACGGGCGCTGATCGCCGGCCACGACTTCGTGCTACTGGGCGAACGCGGCCAGGGCAAGACCCGGTTACTGCGGGCGCTGACCGGTCTGCTCGACGAGTGGACCCCGGTGATCGACGGATCAGAGCTGGGCGAGCATCCCTATACGCCGATCACTCCGGAGTGGATCCGCCGCGCCGCCCAGCTGCAGGACGACCTGCCGGTGGCGTGGAAGCACCGCAGCGAGCGCTACACCGAGAAGCTGGCCACTCCCGACACCAGCGTGGCCGACCTGGTCGGTGACATCGACCCGATCAAGGTCGCCGAAGGCCGCAGCCTCGGCGACCCCGAAACCATCGCGTACGGGCTGATTCCACGCGCCCACCGCGGCATCGTCGCCGTCAACGAACTTCCCGACCTCGCCGAGCGCATTCAGGTCTCGATGCTGAATGTGATGGAGGAGCGCGACATCCAGGTCCGCGGCTACACGCTGCGGCTGCCCCTGGACGTGCTGGTGGTCGCGAGCGCCAACCCGGAGGACTACACCAATCGCGGTCGCATCATCACCCCGCTCAAGGACCGGTTCGGTGCCGAGATCCGCACCCACTACCCGCTGGAGCTGGCGGCCGAGATCGGCGTCATCGCCCAGGAGGCACACCTGAGCGCGCAGGTGCCCGATTACCTGCTGCAGGTGATCGCGCGGTTCGCCCGCTACCTGCGTGAGTCCAGCTCGGTCGACCAGCGCTCCGGGGTGTCGGCGCGGTTCGCCATCGCGGCCGCGGAGACAGTCGCAGCCGCGGCCCGGCACCGCGGCGCGATTCTCGGCGAAACGGACCCGGTGGCCCGGGTGGTCGACCTGGGCACGATCATCGACGTGCTGCGCGGCAAGCTGGAATTCGAGTCCGGTGAGGAAGGTCGCGAGCAGGCCGTGCTCGAGCACCTGCTGCGCCGCGCGACCGCCGACACCGCCTCGCGGGTGCTCGGTGGCATCGACGTCGGCACGCTGGTCTCGGCGGTCGAGAAGGGATCCGCGGTCACGACGGGGGAGCGGGTGTCGGCCAAGGATGTGCTGGGCGCGGTGCCCGGGCTGCCGGTGGTGGACAAGATCGCGGCCAAACTGGGCGCCGAATCCGAGGGGGAGCGCGCCGCGGCACTGGAGCTGGCGCTGGAAGCGCTGTACCTGGCCAAGCGGGTCGACAAAGTATCCGGGGAGGGGCAGACCGTCTATGGCTAG
- the purH gene encoding bifunctional phosphoribosylaminoimidazolecarboxamide formyltransferase/IMP cyclohydrolase, with the protein MNIDKKPIRRALISVYDKTGLVELAQGLAAAGVEIVSTGSTAKTIADKAIPVTRVEELTGFPEVLDGRVKTLHPKVHAGLLADLRKPEHRASLEKLGVAAFELVVVNLYPFTQTVESGAGPDECVEQIDIGGPSMVRAAAKNHPSVAVVTDPRGYDGVLAAVRHGGFTLAERKKLASLAFQHTAEYDIAVATWMQETLAPEEPPQEFPHFFARNWRRQATLRYGENPHQQAALYLDPGAWPGLAQAEQLHGKEMSYNNFTDADAAWRAAFDHEQTCVAIIKHANPCGIAISDVSVADAHRKAHDCDPLSAFGGVIAANTEVSVEMAEYVSTIFTEVIVAPAYEAGALEVLTRKKNIRVLLASEPLEGGHELRPISGGLLIQQRDQLDAPGDDPNNWTLATGEPADPATLTDLVFAWRACRAVKSNAIVIVAGGATIGVGMGQVNRVDAARLAVERGNARGGDRVRGAVGASDAFFPFPDGLETLTAAGVKAVVHPGGSVRDDEVTAAAAKAGVTLYLTGARHFAH; encoded by the coding sequence ATGAACATCGACAAGAAGCCGATCCGTCGCGCATTGATCAGCGTGTACGACAAGACCGGCCTGGTCGAACTGGCCCAGGGCCTCGCCGCCGCCGGCGTCGAGATCGTCTCGACCGGATCGACCGCGAAGACCATTGCGGATAAAGCGATTCCGGTGACCCGCGTCGAGGAACTGACCGGTTTCCCCGAGGTGCTCGACGGGCGCGTCAAGACGCTGCACCCCAAGGTGCACGCCGGTCTGCTGGCCGACCTGCGCAAGCCGGAACACCGCGCGTCGCTGGAGAAGCTCGGCGTCGCGGCCTTCGAACTCGTCGTCGTGAACCTCTACCCGTTCACCCAGACTGTCGAGTCCGGTGCCGGCCCCGACGAGTGCGTCGAGCAGATCGATATCGGCGGACCGTCGATGGTGCGCGCCGCGGCCAAGAACCACCCCAGTGTCGCCGTGGTCACCGATCCCCGCGGGTACGACGGCGTGCTGGCCGCGGTACGGCACGGCGGATTTACCCTCGCCGAGCGAAAGAAGCTGGCGTCGTTGGCTTTTCAGCACACCGCCGAATACGACATCGCGGTGGCGACCTGGATGCAGGAAACGCTGGCACCGGAAGAGCCCCCGCAGGAATTCCCGCACTTCTTCGCCAGAAACTGGCGCCGCCAGGCCACCCTGCGCTACGGCGAGAACCCGCACCAGCAGGCCGCGCTCTACCTCGACCCCGGCGCCTGGCCGGGTCTGGCGCAGGCTGAACAGCTGCACGGAAAAGAGATGTCCTACAACAACTTCACCGATGCGGACGCGGCCTGGCGGGCGGCCTTCGACCACGAGCAGACCTGCGTGGCGATCATCAAGCACGCCAACCCGTGCGGCATCGCGATCTCCGACGTCTCGGTGGCCGACGCACACCGCAAGGCCCACGATTGCGACCCGCTCAGCGCCTTCGGCGGTGTGATCGCGGCCAACACCGAGGTCAGCGTCGAAATGGCGGAGTACGTCAGCACTATCTTCACCGAGGTCATCGTGGCGCCCGCGTACGAGGCGGGCGCGCTCGAGGTGTTGACGCGCAAGAAGAACATCCGGGTCCTGCTCGCCTCCGAGCCACTCGAAGGCGGCCACGAGCTGCGCCCGATCAGCGGCGGACTGCTGATCCAGCAGCGCGACCAGCTCGACGCCCCCGGCGACGACCCGAACAACTGGACGCTGGCCACCGGTGAACCCGCCGACCCGGCCACCCTCACCGACCTGGTGTTCGCCTGGCGGGCCTGCCGGGCGGTCAAGTCCAACGCGATCGTCATCGTCGCGGGCGGCGCCACCATCGGCGTCGGCATGGGCCAGGTCAACCGGGTCGATGCCGCCCGGCTCGCTGTCGAGAGAGGCAATGCACGCGGCGGCGACCGGGTCAGGGGTGCCGTCGGGGCCTCCGATGCGTTCTTCCCGTTCCCGGACGGACTGGAGACGCTCACCGCCGCGGGTGTCAAAGCCGTCGTGCATCCGGGTGGTTCGGTGCGCGACGACGAGGTCACCGCGGCCGCCGCCAAAGCTGGTGTCACGCTGTACCTCACCGGCGCCCGGCACTTCGCGCACTGA
- the purN gene encoding phosphoribosylglycinamide formyltransferase produces MQEPLRVPPSATARLVVLASGTGSLLNSLLDAAQGDYPARVVAVGVDRDCRATQIAADAEIPAFAVRVGEHPTREDWDAAITEATAAHNPDLVVSAGFMRILGPQFLSRFSGRILNTHPALLPAFPGAHGVRDALAYGVKVTGCTVHLVDAGVDTGPILAQQPVEVRDGDDEQTLHERIKVVERQLLVDVVAAIATRGVTVTERKATLG; encoded by the coding sequence GTGCAGGAACCGCTCCGTGTACCGCCGAGTGCAACGGCGCGGCTGGTGGTGCTGGCGTCGGGCACCGGATCCCTGCTGAATTCCCTGCTGGACGCGGCCCAAGGCGACTATCCGGCGCGGGTCGTGGCCGTCGGAGTGGATCGCGACTGCCGCGCCACCCAGATCGCCGCCGACGCGGAAATCCCCGCGTTCGCCGTCCGAGTCGGCGAGCACCCGACCCGCGAGGACTGGGACGCAGCCATCACCGAGGCCACCGCCGCCCACAACCCGGACCTGGTGGTCTCCGCAGGTTTCATGAGAATTCTTGGGCCGCAATTCCTTTCGCGTTTCAGCGGCCGCATCCTGAACACTCACCCGGCGCTGCTACCGGCATTTCCCGGAGCGCACGGCGTCCGCGACGCGCTGGCTTACGGCGTGAAAGTAACCGGCTGTACGGTGCACCTGGTGGATGCCGGCGTGGACACTGGTCCGATACTGGCCCAGCAGCCCGTCGAGGTGCGCGACGGCGATGACGAACAGACCCTGCATGAACGCATCAAGGTCGTGGAACGCCAACTCCTGGTGGATGTGGTGGCCGCGATCGCGACCCGCGGCGTGACGGTTACAGAGCGAAAGGCGACCCTGGGATGA
- a CDS encoding DUF5336 domain-containing protein yields MTYPPGSPGYPSGQQASGSYGAAAPAAAPTEPGESKLGLYLAIAVAALGLLAYFFSFGPMFTYNSEISGSGAEVSGDTGLSVAVALVAGMLAGLGLLPKAKSYVPISAVLSVLGVLLIIAATFNKPSSFSTGWALWIVLVCIVFQAVAAVGALLLESGVITAPTPRPKYDPFGGGYGQYGQYGQYGGQQGGYYGQPGAQQPAQNPAQSSGYGSQYGGGYSSNPNPQSGGFSAQPTQQVPQQQQGPAHTPPTGFPSFSPPPPVSAGTGSQGGSAPVNYGNASGGGQQSSYGQGQQQSPGSAPV; encoded by the coding sequence ATGACCTACCCGCCCGGTAGTCCCGGATATCCGTCGGGGCAGCAGGCGTCCGGCTCGTACGGCGCCGCCGCACCGGCCGCAGCCCCGACTGAGCCCGGCGAAAGCAAGCTGGGGCTGTACCTGGCTATCGCGGTCGCGGCTTTGGGCTTGTTGGCGTACTTCTTCAGCTTCGGCCCGATGTTCACCTATAACTCCGAAATCAGTGGGTCCGGCGCTGAGGTGTCCGGTGACACCGGCCTGTCGGTGGCCGTTGCCCTGGTGGCTGGGATGCTGGCCGGGCTCGGGCTGCTGCCCAAGGCCAAGAGCTACGTGCCCATCTCGGCGGTGCTCTCGGTGCTGGGGGTGCTGCTGATCATCGCTGCGACGTTCAACAAGCCGAGTTCGTTCTCCACCGGCTGGGCGCTGTGGATCGTGCTGGTGTGCATTGTGTTCCAGGCGGTTGCCGCCGTCGGTGCGCTACTGCTGGAGTCGGGCGTGATCACCGCGCCGACGCCGCGTCCCAAGTACGACCCGTTCGGCGGCGGTTACGGACAGTACGGACAGTACGGCCAGTACGGGGGCCAGCAGGGCGGGTACTACGGTCAGCCGGGTGCACAGCAGCCCGCCCAGAACCCGGCTCAGTCGTCCGGGTACGGCTCACAGTACGGCGGGGGCTACTCGTCGAACCCGAACCCCCAGTCCGGGGGATTCTCGGCACAGCCCACGCAGCAGGTGCCCCAGCAACAGCAGGGTCCGGCCCACACCCCGCCCACCGGTTTCCCGAGCTTCAGTCCGCCGCCGCCGGTCAGCGCAGGAACCGGATCGCAGGGCGGTTCCGCTCCCGTCAACTACGGCAACGCCTCCGGTGGTGGTCAGCAGTCGTCCTACGGCCAGGGCCAGCAGCAGTCGCCTGGTTCGGCGCCGGTCTAA
- a CDS encoding LLM class F420-dependent oxidoreductase: MDFGLVLFTSDRGISPAAAAKLADTHGFHTFYVPEHTHIPIKREAAHPTTGDETLPDDRYMRTLDPWVSLGAACAVTSRVRLSTAVALPVEHDPITLAKSIATLDHLSGGRVSLGVGFGWNTDELADHNVPPGRRRTMLREYLEAMRALWTQEEAEYDGEFVKFGPSWAWPKPVQAHIPVLVGAAGNEKNFKWIARSADGWITTPRDFDIDAPVKLLQDTWAAAGRDGAPQIVALDFKPDPDKLARWAELGVTEVLFGMPDSDEDKVAAYVERLAGKLASFA; this comes from the coding sequence ATGGACTTCGGCCTCGTTCTGTTCACCAGCGATCGCGGCATCTCCCCGGCGGCCGCCGCAAAACTCGCCGACACACATGGTTTTCACACGTTCTACGTGCCTGAACACACACACATTCCGATAAAGCGCGAGGCGGCACATCCCACCACCGGTGACGAGACCCTGCCCGACGACCGCTACATGCGGACGCTCGATCCCTGGGTGAGCCTGGGTGCGGCATGCGCGGTGACCTCCCGGGTCCGGCTGTCGACGGCCGTGGCCCTCCCGGTCGAGCACGACCCGATCACGCTGGCGAAAAGTATCGCCACGCTGGACCACCTGTCCGGCGGGCGCGTCAGTCTCGGTGTCGGGTTCGGCTGGAACACCGACGAACTGGCCGATCACAACGTGCCGCCCGGCCGTCGTCGCACCATGCTCCGGGAGTACCTCGAGGCAATGCGGGCGCTGTGGACCCAGGAAGAAGCCGAGTACGACGGCGAGTTTGTGAAGTTCGGTCCCAGCTGGGCCTGGCCCAAGCCGGTGCAGGCGCACATTCCCGTGTTGGTGGGAGCCGCAGGCAACGAGAAGAACTTCAAGTGGATCGCACGCAGCGCCGACGGCTGGATCACCACGCCGCGCGACTTCGACATCGACGCGCCGGTGAAGCTGTTGCAGGACACCTGGGCCGCGGCGGGCCGTGACGGCGCTCCACAGATCGTGGCGCTGGACTTCAAGCCCGATCCGGACAAGTTGGCGCGCTGGGCAGAGCTGGGCGTGACCGAAGTGCTGTTCGGCATGCCGGACAGCGACGAGGACAAGGTGGCCGCGTACGTGGAGCGGCTGGCCGGCAAGCTGGCGTCGTTCGCTTAG
- a CDS encoding acetyl-CoA acetyltransferase, with protein MNLDARTPVIVGVGQAAERIDDPGYRAMSPVELAAAAAQAALDDCGATAVAADIDTIAALRQFEISGPVANAPLGRSNNYPRSVAKRVGAEPRRAILEIVGGQGPQHLITELAGEIAAGRSEVALVFGSDATSTLRYFAGREDKPDFSETVAGDLEDRGPGIEKYISRYTVIHGLVDAPTQYALMENARRATTGLGPAAYLRRMAELFAPFSKVAAGNPFSAAPVERTVEELITVTESNRMIAEPYPRLLVARDQVNQGAAAVLMSVAAARRLGVPEDKWVYLRGHADLEAQAFMQRPDLGHAPSAVLAAREALEVAGIGVDDVATFDLYSCFPVPVFNICDGLGIAPDDLRGLTLTGGLPFFGGAGNNYSMHGIAETIDRMRAAPGQFGFVGANGGIQSKYSVGIYSTAPAQWKPDRSAELQAQVNSGPTVPVIENPDGPATIETYTVRRDNGRPTGVIIGRLAADDSRFLATTEDDELVSVLIDGDPLGQPVRVRSFDYGNRCTLA; from the coding sequence ATGAATCTTGATGCGCGGACGCCCGTGATCGTGGGTGTCGGGCAGGCCGCCGAGCGTATCGACGACCCCGGTTACCGGGCCATGTCGCCCGTCGAGCTGGCTGCTGCCGCGGCCCAGGCCGCCCTTGATGATTGCGGCGCTACCGCGGTCGCCGCCGACATCGACACCATCGCAGCCCTGCGGCAGTTCGAGATCTCCGGACCGGTGGCCAACGCACCGCTGGGCCGGTCCAACAACTACCCGCGCTCGGTGGCCAAGCGCGTCGGCGCCGAACCGCGTCGCGCGATCCTGGAGATCGTCGGCGGTCAGGGCCCCCAGCACCTGATCACCGAACTGGCCGGGGAGATCGCCGCCGGGCGATCCGAGGTCGCGCTGGTCTTCGGCTCCGACGCCACGTCCACTCTGCGGTATTTCGCGGGTCGCGAGGACAAGCCGGACTTCAGCGAAACCGTCGCCGGCGACCTGGAAGACCGCGGACCGGGCATCGAGAAATACATCTCGCGCTACACGGTGATCCACGGACTGGTGGATGCGCCGACGCAGTACGCCCTGATGGAGAATGCCCGGCGCGCCACAACCGGTCTGGGTCCGGCCGCGTATCTGCGGCGGATGGCCGAGCTGTTCGCGCCGTTCAGCAAGGTTGCCGCGGGCAACCCCTTCTCTGCCGCGCCGGTGGAGCGGACGGTCGAGGAACTGATTACCGTGACCGAGAGCAACCGGATGATCGCCGAGCCCTATCCACGGTTGTTGGTAGCCCGCGATCAGGTGAACCAGGGTGCGGCGGCAGTGCTGATGTCGGTGGCGGCCGCGCGTCGCCTGGGTGTCCCCGAGGACAAATGGGTGTATCTGCGCGGCCACGCCGACCTGGAAGCGCAGGCGTTCATGCAACGTCCGGACCTCGGGCACGCGCCGTCGGCGGTGCTCGCCGCCCGCGAGGCGCTCGAGGTGGCGGGCATCGGCGTCGACGATGTCGCCACCTTCGATCTGTACAGCTGCTTCCCAGTGCCGGTGTTCAACATCTGCGACGGGCTGGGTATCGCACCCGACGATCTACGCGGGTTGACACTGACGGGTGGCTTGCCGTTCTTCGGAGGCGCCGGCAACAACTACTCGATGCACGGCATCGCCGAAACCATCGATCGAATGCGCGCCGCCCCAGGTCAATTCGGCTTTGTCGGGGCTAACGGCGGCATCCAGAGCAAGTATTCGGTCGGGATCTACTCCACAGCGCCGGCGCAGTGGAAGCCGGATCGCAGCGCCGAGTTGCAGGCGCAGGTCAACAGCGGCCCTACGGTGCCGGTCATCGAAAACCCCGACGGCCCGGCCACCATCGAGACCTACACGGTGCGCCGCGATAACGGTCGTCCCACCGGCGTCATCATCGGCCGGCTCGCCGCCGACGACAGCCGTTTTCTGGCCACCACCGAGGACGACGAACTGGTGTCCGTACTGATCGACGGGGACCCGCTCGGCCAACCGGTGCGGGTGCGCTCGTTCGACTACGGCAACCGCTGCACTCTCGCCTGA